In Actinomyces marmotae, the DNA window TGTTGATCCAGGCGCGGCGCTGCCAGGCGCGCTGGTCGGCGTAGTCGGCGGCCATGCGGTCCTTGGCCTCGCGGTAGGCCGCGAAGTCGCCCAGGACGTAGTAGACGTCGGCGGGCTCATAAGTGGCCTCGAAGATCGAGCGGCGCAGGTCCGCGAACCAGCCGGAGCCGTTGTCATCCAGGGTGCCGTCGATGAGGGCGTCGAGGACCCGCTTGAGGCCCGGGACGTTCTCGTAGTGCCAGGCCGGGTCGTAGCTCTCGCGCAGCGCGGGCAGCTCGTCCTCGGTGGCGCCGAAGATGTAGGCGTTCTCGGGGCCGACGGCCTCAAGGATCTCCACGTTCGCGCCGTCGAGCGTGCCCAGGGTGAGGGCGCCGTTCATCATGAACTTCATGTTGGACGTGCCCGAGGCCTCCTTGCCGGCCATCGAGATCTGCTCGGAGACGTCGGCCGCCGGGATGATGTGCTCGGCGGGGGAGACGTTGTAGTTGTGGACGAACACGACCTTGAGGGTCTTGGAGATCACCGGGTCGTTGTTGATCAGCTCGCCGATGGTGTTGATGAGCTTGATGATGCCCTTGGCGCGGATGTAGCCGGGGGCGGCCTTCGCGCCGAAGATGAAGACGCGCGGCGGGACCACGAGCGTGGGGTCGTCCTTCATCCGGAAGTACAGGTCGAGGATGTAGAAGGCGTTGAGCAGCTGGCGCTTGTACTCGTGCAGGCGCTTGATCTGGACGTCGAAGATCGCGTCGGGGTCGATCTCGATGCCCTCGCGCGCCTTGATCCAGTCGGCGAAGTCGGCCTTGTTGGCGCGCTTGACCTCGGCCAGGCGGTCCAGGACGGCATCGGTGGCGGCGCCGTCGAAGCCCTGCAGGGCGGACAGGTCGCGGACCCAGGCGTCCGAGCCGGTGACCTCGTCCAGGAGGGCGGACAGGCGCGGATTGCACTGGCGCAGCCAGCGGCGCGGGGTGACGCCGTTGGTCTTGTTGTTGAAGCGCTCGGGCCAGATCGCGTGCCACTCCTTGAGGGTGTCGCGCTTGAGGATCTCGGTGTGCAGGGCGGCGACGCCGTTGATGGAGTAGGAGGCGTAGCAGGCGATCCAGGCCATGTGGACGCGGCCGCCGGAGATCGGCGCGATGTAGTCGATGGTCGCCTGGTCGATGCCGCGGGCGGCGAGGTCGTCACGGAAACGGCGGTCGATCTCGCGCACGATCTCCATGATGCGCGGGAAGAGCTTGTCGAAGATGGAGATCTCCCAGGTCTCCAGGGCCTCGGCGAGCACCGTGTGGTTGGTGTAGGCGAAGGTCCTGGACACGACCTCCCAGGCCTGCTCCCAGCCCAGGTGGTGCTCGTCGAGCAGGATGCGCATGAGCTCGGGGATGGCGAGCACCGGGTGGGTGTCGTTGAGCTGGATGGAGTTGAACTCGGCGAAGCCGGACAGGTCCGCGCCGTGGTGGGCGATGTAGTTGTCGACGATCTCCTGCAGGGAGGCCGAGCAGAAGAAGTACTGCTGGCGCACCCGCAGCACCTTGCCCTCGTAGGTGGTGTCGTTGGGGTAGAGGACGCGGGAGATGTCCGCGGTGCGCTCGCGCTCGACGATCGCGTCGGTGAAGCGCTGGGAGTTGAAGGCCTCGTAGTCGAACTCCTCGATCGCCTCGGCTCTCCACAGGCGCAGGGTGCCCACGTTCCTCGTGCCGTAGCCGGTGATCGGCATGTCGTAGGGCACGGCGCGCACGGTGAGGTCGTTGTAGCGCACGATGCGGGCGCACTCCTCGCGGCGGATGACGAAGGGGTAGCCCTCCTCCATCCACGGGTCGGGGTGCTCGGTCTGGAAGCCGTCGGAGAAGAGCTGCTTGAACAGGCCGTAACGGTAGAGGATGCCGTAGCCGGTCACGGGCAGGTCGAGGGTAGCGCAGGAGTCGAGGAAGCAGGCGGCCAGGCGGCCCAGGCCCCCGTTGCCCAGCGCGGCGTCGGGCTCCTGCTCAAGGATCTCGGACAGGTTCTGGCCGAAGGCGCCGATCGCCTCGCGGGCCTCCTCGACCAGCCCGAGGTTGGTCAGGTTGTTGAGCAGCGCCCGCCCCATGAGGAACTCGGCGGAGAAGTAGTGCTCCATCCGGCCCGCCTGGTAGGCGCGGGTGGTGGCGTACCAGTCGTCCGCGATGGCGTCGACGACGGCGGAGGACAGACCCTGCCAGACCTCCATCGGCGTGGAGGCGTCGGCGGGGCGACCGGAGACGGCGCGGATTTGAGAGGGAACCGTCGCCATCAGGTTCTTCGTCATAGTTCTTCCCTTGTCGGACATGGGTTCGGATGGCTGCAAGCAACTTGCAGAACTCGCTCAGATCGTACACGCAGCCGCTCCCCATGCCAGGTGGTAGAGCCAGCGGGGGCCGGTCGGCCGGTCTGATCACCGCGGCCATGCCAAGCCAGGGGCGGGCCCGCGCGGGCCCGCCCCTGGTGCGGCGGCGCATGATCCCCGGGGTCTTTGACGATGACCCCGGGCATGGCCCTCTTAGTCGCGGGTCGGGCGCAGGAAGACGGCCCCCATCGGGGGGATCCGCAGGCGGACGGAGGCCGGGCGGCCGTTCCACGGGAGCTCCTCGGCCTCGACATGGCCGAGGTTGCCCACCCCGGAGCCGCCGTAGATCTCCGAATCGGTGTTGATGATCTCATCCCAGCCGCCGGCGAAGGGCAGGCCGACCCGGTACCCCTCGTGCGGGGCGCCG includes these proteins:
- a CDS encoding glycogen/starch/alpha-glucan phosphorylase, with translation MTKNLMATVPSQIRAVSGRPADASTPMEVWQGLSSAVVDAIADDWYATTRAYQAGRMEHYFSAEFLMGRALLNNLTNLGLVEEAREAIGAFGQNLSEILEQEPDAALGNGGLGRLAACFLDSCATLDLPVTGYGILYRYGLFKQLFSDGFQTEHPDPWMEEGYPFVIRREECARIVRYNDLTVRAVPYDMPITGYGTRNVGTLRLWRAEAIEEFDYEAFNSQRFTDAIVERERTADISRVLYPNDTTYEGKVLRVRQQYFFCSASLQEIVDNYIAHHGADLSGFAEFNSIQLNDTHPVLAIPELMRILLDEHHLGWEQAWEVVSRTFAYTNHTVLAEALETWEISIFDKLFPRIMEIVREIDRRFRDDLAARGIDQATIDYIAPISGGRVHMAWIACYASYSINGVAALHTEILKRDTLKEWHAIWPERFNNKTNGVTPRRWLRQCNPRLSALLDEVTGSDAWVRDLSALQGFDGAATDAVLDRLAEVKRANKADFADWIKAREGIEIDPDAIFDVQIKRLHEYKRQLLNAFYILDLYFRMKDDPTLVVPPRVFIFGAKAAPGYIRAKGIIKLINTIGELINNDPVISKTLKVVFVHNYNVSPAEHIIPAADVSEQISMAGKEASGTSNMKFMMNGALTLGTLDGANVEILEAVGPENAYIFGATEDELPALRESYDPAWHYENVPGLKRVLDALIDGTLDDNGSGWFADLRRSIFEATYEPADVYYVLGDFAAYREAKDRMAADYADQRAWQRRAWINITRSGRFSSDRTISDYAKVWGISPTPIA